A single region of the Microlunatus panaciterrae genome encodes:
- the ftsZ gene encoding cell division protein FtsZ, with translation MVTASQNYLAIIKVVGVGGGGVNAVNRMIEAGLRGVEFIAVNTDAQALLMSDADVKLDIGRELTRGLGAGADPDKGRQAAEDHAEEIEEVLKGADMVFVTAGEGGGTGTGGAPVVARISRALGALTIGVVTRPFSFEGKRRSTQAETGIEQLREEVDTLIVIPNDKLLQMIDHQVAILDAFKQADQVLMQGVSGITDLITTPGLINLDFADVKSVMSNAGSALMGIGSARGEERARAAAEMAVSSPLLEASIDGAHGVLLSIAGGSDLGLFEVSAAANLIQGAAHEDANIIFGTVIDDALGDEVRVTVIAAGFDGGQPPRRQPGITRNPDVRNQQAAPARPAVPTQTTNPFGGSAAGHLGQQGGQNQQGGQNQQPPPVAPQQPPSPVQGGGVFQPSNPGAGQGQPAQQPPRQSRPTGDDDDLDIPDFLK, from the coding sequence GTGGTCACCGCATCACAGAATTACCTGGCCATCATCAAGGTCGTCGGCGTCGGCGGGGGCGGCGTGAACGCCGTCAACCGCATGATCGAGGCGGGCCTGCGGGGTGTCGAGTTCATCGCGGTCAACACCGACGCTCAGGCGCTGCTGATGAGTGATGCCGACGTCAAGCTGGACATCGGCCGCGAGCTGACCAGGGGGCTCGGTGCCGGTGCTGACCCCGACAAGGGCCGGCAGGCGGCCGAGGACCACGCTGAGGAGATCGAGGAGGTGCTGAAGGGCGCCGACATGGTCTTCGTCACCGCGGGCGAGGGCGGCGGCACCGGCACCGGCGGTGCTCCGGTGGTGGCCCGGATCTCGCGGGCGCTCGGTGCGCTGACCATCGGCGTGGTCACCCGGCCGTTCAGCTTCGAGGGGAAGCGCCGCTCCACCCAGGCCGAGACCGGCATCGAGCAGCTGCGCGAGGAGGTCGACACCCTCATCGTCATCCCGAACGACAAGCTGCTGCAGATGATCGACCACCAGGTCGCCATCCTGGATGCGTTCAAGCAGGCCGACCAGGTGCTGATGCAGGGTGTCTCCGGCATCACCGACCTGATCACCACGCCCGGCCTGATCAACCTGGACTTCGCCGACGTGAAGTCGGTGATGTCCAACGCAGGATCGGCGTTGATGGGCATCGGTTCGGCTCGCGGCGAGGAGCGCGCCCGCGCAGCTGCCGAGATGGCCGTCTCGTCCCCGCTGCTGGAGGCCAGCATCGACGGGGCCCATGGCGTGCTGCTGTCCATCGCCGGCGGTTCCGACCTCGGTCTGTTCGAGGTCTCCGCGGCGGCCAACCTGATCCAGGGAGCGGCACACGAGGACGCCAACATCATCTTCGGTACGGTCATCGACGACGCCCTCGGCGACGAGGTGCGGGTCACCGTGATCGCCGCCGGCTTCGATGGCGGCCAGCCACCTCGCCGGCAGCCGGGCATCACCCGCAACCCGGATGTCCGCAACCAGCAGGCGGCCCCGGCCCGGCCCGCCGTTCCGACCCAGACCACCAACCCGTTCGGCGGCTCGGCTGCCGGTCACCTCGGCCAGCAGGGCGGGCAGAACCAGCAGGGCGGGCAGAACCAGCAGCCGCCCCCGGTCGCCCCCCAGCAGCCGCCGAGCCCGGTCCAGGGTGGTGGCGTCTTCCAGCCGAGCAACCCTGGGGCCGGGCAGGGCCAGCCGGCTCAGCAGCCGCCCAGGCAGTCCCGGCCCACCGGCGACGATGACGACCTGGATATCCCGGACTTCCTGAAGTAG
- a CDS encoding UDP-N-acetylmuramoyl-tripeptide--D-alanyl-D-alanine ligase, which produces MMPLSVAELAAAIGCPPPATGADAQVTAVVIDSRAVVPGAVFVAFAGEHVDGHDYVDQAWQRGAVAAVTARPVSGGPCLVVPDPQAALGQIGAEVVRRARRTGLRVVGITGSQGKTSTKDLLAQVLEADGSTIAPRGSLNNEIGVPLTATGVEPSTRYLVSEMGARGVGHIAYLCQLTPPDVGVVLNVGHAHLGEFGSQQRIALAKGELVEALPADGTAVLNADDPLVSAMRNRTRARVLTFSTQDPSADVWAGDAAGDDLGRYSFTLHAGDRRAEVRLRLLGRHQVPNAVAAAVAATALGVDLDRIASALSAAGLRSRWRMEISERPDGVVVVNDAYNANPDSMLAALQTLAELGHSRRRRYPQARTWAVLGEMLELGDGSEAEHRAIGAAAAALGISRVVVIGDAARGISVGAGRPDARDGAGPGLSGEEALFVHDKAAAVPVLVERLREGDIVLVKASRGVGLETVADALLAASAVEASR; this is translated from the coding sequence ATGATGCCGCTCAGCGTGGCTGAGCTGGCCGCGGCAATCGGCTGTCCGCCACCGGCCACCGGCGCGGACGCCCAGGTGACGGCCGTGGTCATCGACTCCCGTGCGGTGGTGCCGGGAGCGGTCTTCGTCGCCTTCGCGGGTGAGCACGTGGACGGGCACGACTACGTCGACCAGGCCTGGCAGCGGGGAGCGGTCGCGGCCGTCACCGCGCGGCCGGTGTCCGGCGGGCCCTGCCTGGTCGTGCCGGACCCGCAGGCGGCGCTCGGCCAGATCGGCGCCGAGGTCGTGCGCCGTGCCAGACGCACCGGCCTGAGAGTCGTGGGCATCACCGGCTCGCAGGGCAAGACCTCGACCAAGGACCTGCTGGCTCAGGTGCTGGAGGCCGACGGCAGCACGATCGCCCCCCGAGGGTCACTGAACAACGAGATCGGTGTGCCGCTGACTGCGACCGGGGTCGAACCGAGCACGCGCTACCTGGTCTCGGAGATGGGCGCCCGCGGCGTCGGCCACATCGCCTACCTCTGTCAGCTGACGCCTCCCGACGTCGGTGTGGTGCTGAACGTCGGGCACGCCCACCTGGGCGAGTTCGGGAGCCAGCAGCGGATTGCGCTGGCCAAGGGCGAGCTGGTCGAGGCACTGCCGGCCGACGGCACGGCCGTGCTGAACGCCGACGACCCGCTGGTCTCCGCGATGCGGAACCGGACCCGCGCCCGGGTGCTCACCTTCTCCACCCAAGACCCGAGCGCCGACGTCTGGGCCGGTGACGCCGCCGGCGACGACCTCGGCCGGTACAGCTTCACGCTGCACGCCGGCGACCGGCGTGCCGAGGTCCGGCTGCGCCTGCTCGGCCGGCACCAGGTGCCTAACGCGGTCGCGGCTGCCGTGGCGGCAACGGCCCTCGGCGTCGACCTGGACCGGATTGCGTCCGCCCTCAGCGCTGCCGGGCTCCGGTCCCGCTGGCGGATGGAGATCTCCGAACGCCCCGACGGGGTCGTGGTGGTCAACGATGCCTACAACGCCAACCCCGACTCGATGCTGGCCGCCCTGCAGACCCTCGCCGAGTTGGGACATTCCCGCCGGCGTCGATATCCTCAGGCCCGGACCTGGGCAGTGCTCGGCGAGATGCTCGAGCTGGGCGACGGCTCGGAGGCCGAGCATCGCGCGATCGGCGCGGCTGCGGCAGCGCTGGGCATCTCCCGGGTCGTGGTCATCGGCGACGCCGCCCGGGGGATCAGCGTCGGAGCCGGCCGGCCGGACGCCCGAGACGGCGCCGGGCCCGGTCTGTCAGGAGAGGAAGCGTTGTTCGTTCACGACAAGGCTGCGGCGGTGCCCGTCCTCGTGGAGCGGCTGCGCGAAGGAGACATCGTCTTGGTGAAGGCCTCGCGTGGCGTGGGTCTGGAGACCGTCGCCGACGCCCTGCTGGCTGCTTCGGCGGTTGAGGCGAGCCGATGA
- the murG gene encoding undecaprenyldiphospho-muramoylpentapeptide beta-N-acetylglucosaminyltransferase, which produces MTRPLSVVLAGGGSAGHTSPLIATAQALTELSDGISLTAVGTSRGLETRVMPEAGLPLELIAPVPMPRRPNLDLLKVPVRLWGAVRESEAILRRHQADVVLGFGGYVSTPVYLAARRLKVPIVIHEQNALPGLANKLAARFAERVAVSFPDTPLPHARYLGLPLRRAITQLDREQARPPARALFGLSAELPTLLVSGGSQGAQRINQAVAEAKAGLLSRGIQILHVLGPKNMTEDIHELVDSETGAAYRPLAFVDRMEQAYAAADLMLGRSGANTVAETAVVGLPAIFVPWPYGNGEQARNAAAVVGAGGGELLRDADCTGDYLAERIPALIQHPDVLARMAAAARSVAVPDAASQLAKMTLEVAR; this is translated from the coding sequence ATGACCCGGCCACTGAGCGTCGTCCTCGCCGGTGGCGGTTCGGCCGGCCACACCTCGCCGCTGATCGCCACCGCCCAGGCGCTGACCGAACTGTCCGACGGCATCTCGTTGACCGCTGTCGGCACCTCCCGGGGCCTGGAGACCAGGGTGATGCCGGAGGCCGGGCTGCCGCTGGAGCTGATCGCGCCGGTGCCGATGCCACGCCGGCCCAACCTGGACCTGCTCAAGGTGCCGGTCAGGCTGTGGGGCGCGGTGCGGGAGTCGGAGGCGATCCTGCGACGGCACCAGGCCGATGTGGTCCTCGGCTTCGGTGGCTATGTCTCCACCCCGGTCTACCTGGCGGCCCGCCGGCTGAAGGTGCCGATCGTGATCCACGAACAGAACGCACTGCCCGGCCTGGCCAACAAGCTCGCCGCCCGGTTCGCCGAACGGGTCGCGGTCTCCTTCCCGGACACCCCGCTGCCGCACGCCCGCTATCTCGGGCTACCGCTGCGGAGGGCCATCACCCAGCTGGACCGGGAGCAGGCCCGACCGCCCGCACGGGCCCTGTTCGGGCTGAGCGCCGAGCTGCCGACGCTGCTGGTCAGCGGCGGCTCGCAGGGAGCCCAGCGGATCAACCAGGCGGTGGCCGAGGCCAAGGCAGGGCTGCTGTCGCGGGGGATCCAGATACTGCACGTGCTCGGCCCGAAGAACATGACCGAGGACATCCACGAGCTGGTCGACTCCGAGACCGGCGCGGCCTACCGCCCGCTGGCCTTCGTCGACCGGATGGAGCAGGCCTACGCTGCGGCGGACCTGATGCTCGGCCGCTCCGGCGCCAACACCGTGGCCGAGACGGCCGTGGTCGGGCTGCCGGCGATCTTCGTGCCCTGGCCGTACGGCAACGGTGAGCAGGCCAGGAACGCCGCCGCCGTGGTCGGCGCCGGTGGCGGCGAGCTGCTGCGCGACGCCGACTGCACCGGCGACTACCTGGCCGAGCGGATCCCCGCGCTGATCCAGCACCCGGACGTGCTGGCCCGGATGGCGGCGGCTGCCCGTAGCGTTGCCGTGCCGGATGCCGCCAGCCAGCTGGCGAAGATGACCTTGGAGGTGGCTCGCTGA
- the ftsW gene encoding putative lipid II flippase FtsW, with protein MTTLSPPSRSSAASKSKGSGEDHGPGGLLAAVRNILDRPLASYHLVLASAGLLLGLGMMMVLSASSVYAYVHTDDSYYFVKRQIVFLVLGFLFAWVMARLSPSRLRVLGWVGMLVAAVLLILTYTPLGVTVNGNRNWLDLGTSALRMQPSEFAKLAIIVWSADILARKDRLLDQPKHLLVPFLPVTGLMILLIVFQGDAGTAVVMAGIVAGVLWIVGAPMRILLALGGLGVAGVVALFVTSPNRMGRLAAFLNPNADTAGANMQATVGMLAIASGGWWGVGLGASRQKWGSLPEAHTDFIFAVIGEELGLFGSLVVLALFLVLGYAGVRIALRSDDNFSRYAAAGVTAWFMIQALINLAVVLRMVPIAGVPLPLVSYGGSALLANLGALGLLVACARNEPEARKILRPDKKKPRPRMTTVVGSRRARAVEPGRR; from the coding sequence GTGACCACCCTGTCGCCCCCGTCTCGCAGCAGCGCTGCGTCGAAGTCCAAGGGGAGCGGCGAGGATCACGGCCCCGGTGGCCTGCTGGCCGCGGTCAGAAATATCCTGGACCGGCCGCTGGCGAGCTACCACCTGGTGTTGGCTTCGGCCGGGCTGCTGCTCGGCCTCGGGATGATGATGGTGCTGTCGGCGTCCAGCGTGTACGCCTACGTGCACACCGACGACTCCTACTACTTCGTCAAGCGCCAGATCGTCTTCCTGGTGCTGGGCTTCCTGTTCGCCTGGGTGATGGCGCGGCTCTCACCCTCCAGGCTCAGAGTGCTCGGTTGGGTGGGAATGCTGGTCGCCGCAGTGCTGTTGATCTTGACCTACACACCGCTCGGTGTGACCGTCAACGGCAACCGCAACTGGCTCGACCTCGGCACCTCGGCGCTGCGGATGCAGCCGTCGGAGTTCGCCAAGCTCGCCATCATCGTGTGGAGCGCCGACATCCTTGCGCGCAAGGACAGGCTGCTCGACCAGCCCAAGCACCTACTGGTCCCCTTCCTGCCCGTCACCGGCCTGATGATCCTGTTGATCGTCTTCCAGGGCGACGCCGGGACCGCGGTCGTGATGGCCGGGATCGTCGCCGGCGTGCTCTGGATCGTCGGCGCGCCGATGCGCATCCTGCTCGCCCTGGGCGGTCTGGGGGTGGCCGGGGTGGTGGCGCTGTTCGTCACCAGCCCCAACCGGATGGGGCGGCTGGCCGCCTTCCTCAACCCGAACGCCGACACCGCCGGTGCCAACATGCAGGCGACCGTCGGCATGTTGGCCATCGCCTCCGGTGGCTGGTGGGGGGTTGGCCTGGGCGCCAGCCGGCAGAAATGGGGCAGTCTGCCAGAGGCGCACACCGACTTCATCTTCGCCGTGATCGGTGAGGAGCTGGGCCTGTTCGGCAGCCTGGTGGTGCTGGCGCTGTTCCTGGTGCTCGGCTATGCCGGAGTGCGGATCGCGCTCCGCTCGGACGACAACTTCTCCCGGTACGCGGCAGCCGGCGTCACCGCCTGGTTCATGATCCAGGCCCTGATCAACCTGGCCGTGGTCCTGCGGATGGTCCCGATCGCCGGCGTCCCGCTGCCGCTGGTGTCCTATGGCGGGTCGGCTCTGCTGGCCAACCTGGGCGCCCTCGGCCTGCTGGTGGCCTGTGCCCGAAACGAGCCGGAGGCGAGGAAGATCCTGCGCCCGGACAAGAAGAAGCCCAGGCCGCGGATGACGACCGTTGTCGGCTCCCGCCGGGCCCGAGCCGTCGAACCGGGTCGACGATGA
- the mraY gene encoding phospho-N-acetylmuramoyl-pentapeptide-transferase, protein MKAIVFAGCLGLLGTLLGTRVAISMLVRRGYGQLIRDDGPTSHHTKRGTPTMGGLVIIASVLFAYFASHLLTMTVPSASAMLVLFLFTGLGLVGFLDDFIKISKQRSLGLRSKAKMAGQAVVAIVFGLLSLQFPDERGITPASQFVSFLRDIPFLELPIVLVLIWVLLLVAAASNGVNLTDGLDGLATGACVMVFGAYTLMNIWQYNQSCAYTASAGPKCYEVRDPYDLAVVAVALAGACFGFLWWNASPAKIFMGDTGSLSLGGALAGLAIFTRTELLLLIIGGLFVIITMSLILQVGFFKLTKGRRLFRMSPLHHHFELLGWAEVTIVMRFWIIAGLFVAAGLGIFYAEWVAGS, encoded by the coding sequence ATGAAGGCGATCGTGTTCGCCGGCTGCCTGGGTCTGCTCGGCACTCTGCTGGGGACCCGGGTCGCGATCAGCATGCTGGTTCGGCGCGGCTACGGGCAGCTGATCCGTGATGACGGCCCGACCTCGCACCACACCAAGCGCGGAACACCGACGATGGGCGGCCTGGTCATCATCGCCTCGGTGCTGTTCGCCTACTTCGCCTCGCATCTGCTGACGATGACCGTCCCCTCCGCCTCGGCGATGCTGGTCCTCTTCCTGTTCACCGGGCTCGGGCTGGTGGGTTTCCTGGACGACTTCATCAAGATCTCCAAGCAGCGCTCGCTCGGTTTGCGGAGCAAGGCGAAGATGGCCGGCCAGGCGGTGGTCGCCATCGTCTTCGGGCTGCTGTCACTGCAGTTCCCGGACGAACGCGGCATCACCCCGGCATCCCAGTTCGTCTCGTTCCTGCGCGACATCCCGTTCCTCGAGCTGCCGATCGTGCTGGTGCTGATCTGGGTGCTGCTGCTGGTCGCCGCCGCCAGCAATGGGGTCAACCTGACCGACGGACTGGACGGGCTGGCCACCGGCGCCTGTGTGATGGTGTTCGGGGCGTACACCTTGATGAACATCTGGCAGTACAACCAGAGCTGCGCCTACACCGCCTCGGCCGGGCCGAAATGCTATGAGGTGCGCGACCCGTACGACCTCGCCGTCGTCGCTGTCGCGCTGGCCGGTGCCTGCTTCGGGTTCCTGTGGTGGAACGCGTCACCGGCGAAGATCTTCATGGGCGACACCGGATCGCTGTCGCTGGGCGGCGCGCTCGCCGGACTGGCGATCTTCACCCGGACCGAGCTGTTGCTGCTGATCATCGGTGGCCTGTTCGTGATCATCACCATGTCGCTGATCCTCCAGGTCGGTTTCTTCAAGCTGACCAAGGGCAGGCGTCTGTTCCGGATGTCGCCGCTGCATCACCACTTCGAGCTGCTCGGCTGGGCCGAGGTGACGATCGTGATGCGCTTCTGGATCATCGCCGGCCTGTTCGTTGCGGCCGGCCTGGGAATCTTCTACGCCGAATGGGTGGCAGGATCATGA
- the murC gene encoding UDP-N-acetylmuramate--L-alanine ligase — MGLIEPVTVPAPDSLGPVHFIAIGGSGMNGIASVFTELGVEVSGSDRQDSPYLRALEARGARVHVGHAAEQLGRARTVVASSAIREDNPELAEARRRGLTILHRSAALASLMTGHRGISVAGTHGKTTTTAMISEVLTACGLDPSFVIGGARTGSKTGGHLGGGDVFVVEADESDGSFLQYPTEVAVVTNVDPDHLVNWGTPENYAAGFLRFATGKQVRLLVVSSDDPGAIALTEKVREHQRAEGSQTEGGRIEIITYGESPDADLRISDVGFAGVGSSFTLDGLGSGGPVELAVPGRYNVHNAAAAYAVARWLGAEDPPARAALAAFGGTYRRFQLVGRAGDIRVYDDYAHHPTEVAATLRAAQVGLDGGRLVACFQPHLYTRTRDFWAELAQALELADEAVVMDVCGDREDPIEGITGRMVSDAITPGTAHVTYEPDWDAAPAAVADVARPGDLVITIGCGDVTKIAPLIVAEIERRQHAPHGHNGHGHNGHGHNGHGHNGHGHNGHGDTVAKDAG; from the coding sequence ATGGGCTTGATCGAACCAGTGACGGTGCCCGCCCCCGACAGCCTGGGCCCGGTCCATTTCATCGCCATCGGCGGTTCCGGGATGAACGGCATTGCCTCGGTGTTCACCGAGCTCGGAGTCGAGGTGAGCGGCAGCGACCGGCAGGACTCGCCGTACCTGCGGGCACTGGAGGCGCGCGGAGCCCGGGTGCACGTCGGGCATGCAGCCGAACAGCTCGGGAGAGCCCGGACCGTCGTCGCCAGCTCGGCCATCCGGGAGGACAACCCGGAGTTGGCCGAGGCCCGGCGCAGGGGCCTGACGATACTGCACCGCAGCGCCGCACTGGCATCGTTGATGACCGGTCACCGCGGCATCTCGGTGGCCGGGACGCACGGCAAGACCACCACCACGGCGATGATCTCCGAGGTGCTGACCGCCTGCGGTCTCGACCCGTCCTTTGTGATCGGTGGTGCACGGACCGGCTCGAAGACCGGCGGCCACCTGGGCGGCGGCGACGTGTTCGTCGTCGAGGCCGACGAGAGCGACGGGTCGTTCCTGCAGTATCCGACCGAGGTCGCTGTGGTCACCAACGTCGACCCGGACCACCTGGTCAACTGGGGAACTCCGGAGAACTATGCGGCCGGGTTCCTCCGCTTCGCCACCGGGAAACAGGTGCGACTGCTGGTGGTCAGCTCCGACGACCCGGGAGCGATCGCGCTCACAGAGAAGGTCCGCGAGCACCAGCGTGCCGAGGGCAGCCAGACCGAAGGGGGGCGGATCGAGATCATCACCTACGGGGAGAGTCCCGACGCCGATCTGCGGATCTCCGACGTCGGCTTCGCCGGTGTCGGGTCCTCCTTCACCCTGGACGGCCTGGGCTCGGGCGGGCCGGTGGAGCTAGCCGTTCCCGGCCGCTACAACGTGCACAACGCCGCCGCCGCCTACGCTGTCGCCCGCTGGCTCGGCGCGGAGGACCCGCCCGCCAGGGCAGCCCTCGCGGCGTTCGGCGGCACCTACCGTCGGTTCCAGCTGGTCGGCCGGGCCGGCGACATCCGCGTCTACGACGACTATGCCCACCATCCGACCGAGGTCGCGGCGACGCTGCGGGCCGCCCAGGTCGGGCTGGACGGGGGCCGGCTGGTGGCCTGCTTCCAGCCCCATCTCTACACCCGCACCAGGGACTTCTGGGCCGAGTTGGCCCAGGCGCTGGAGCTGGCCGACGAGGCCGTCGTGATGGACGTCTGCGGCGACCGGGAGGATCCGATCGAGGGGATCACCGGACGGATGGTCAGCGATGCCATCACCCCCGGCACAGCGCACGTCACCTACGAACCGGACTGGGACGCGGCCCCCGCGGCGGTCGCCGACGTCGCCCGCCCGGGCGACCTGGTCATCACCATCGGCTGCGGCGACGTGACCAAGATCGCGCCGCTGATCGTGGCCGAGATCGAGCGGCGCCAGCACGCCCCGCACGGGCACAACGGGCACGGGCACAACGGGCACGGGCACAACGGGCACGGGCACAACGGGCATGGGCATAACGGTCACGGGGACACGGTCGCGAAGGATGCCGGATGA
- the murD gene encoding UDP-N-acetylmuramoyl-L-alanine--D-glutamate ligase — protein MGGRIMTRLSWLPTADGASPWPQAHVVVAGIGVSGFAAADGLIEFGARVTVLDDKADQANREKGQLLEVLGADVRLGPGATAALPADTDLVITTGWAPTAPLLVVATRRQVPIWGEVELAWRLSRPQRPVPWLGITGTNGKTTTTQMLASILSAAGLRTAAVGNIGRPIMETVLDPEPYDVLAVELSSFQLHWSNSLSLHSAAVLNLQPDHLEWHGDFQAYTAAKAKIYHGVHASCVYNVADPATERLVEEADVVEGARAIGFTLGTPGLSMLGVVDDLLVDRAFVEQRRDSALELAKVSDVSPAAPHNVANALAAAALARSFGVPATAVRDGLRSVAVGGHRIQTVANRDGVRWVDDSKATNPHAADAALRAFDSVVWIAGGQAKGTTFDDLVVRHGSRLRGAVLLGVDRGVIADALARHAPEVPVIRIESTDTSAMAQAVAAAASLARPGDAVLLTPGCASLDMYTDYAARGEAFARAVEDLDESGPRSG, from the coding sequence ATGGGTGGCAGGATCATGACTCGACTCAGCTGGTTGCCGACGGCCGACGGCGCGTCGCCCTGGCCGCAGGCGCACGTCGTCGTCGCCGGCATCGGCGTCTCCGGTTTCGCCGCAGCCGACGGACTGATCGAGTTCGGCGCCCGGGTCACGGTGCTCGACGACAAGGCCGACCAGGCCAACCGGGAGAAGGGCCAGCTGCTCGAGGTGCTGGGCGCCGACGTCCGGCTCGGTCCGGGCGCCACCGCCGCGCTGCCCGCCGACACGGACCTGGTGATCACCACCGGCTGGGCCCCGACGGCGCCGCTGCTGGTCGTCGCGACTCGTCGCCAGGTGCCGATCTGGGGTGAGGTCGAGCTGGCCTGGCGGCTCAGCCGACCACAGCGGCCGGTGCCGTGGCTGGGCATCACCGGCACGAACGGCAAGACCACCACCACCCAGATGCTCGCCTCGATCCTCTCCGCCGCCGGTCTGCGCACGGCCGCAGTCGGCAATATCGGCCGGCCGATCATGGAGACGGTGCTCGACCCGGAGCCGTACGACGTGCTGGCGGTGGAGCTGTCCAGCTTCCAGCTGCACTGGTCGAACTCCCTGTCGCTGCACTCGGCTGCGGTGCTGAACCTGCAGCCGGACCATCTCGAGTGGCACGGCGACTTCCAGGCCTACACCGCAGCCAAGGCCAAGATCTACCACGGTGTGCACGCCAGCTGCGTCTACAACGTGGCCGACCCCGCCACCGAACGACTGGTCGAGGAGGCCGACGTCGTCGAGGGTGCCCGCGCCATCGGCTTCACCCTGGGCACCCCCGGGCTGTCGATGCTGGGTGTCGTCGACGACCTGCTGGTCGACCGGGCGTTCGTCGAACAGCGCCGCGACTCCGCGCTGGAGCTGGCGAAGGTGTCCGACGTGTCGCCTGCTGCACCGCACAATGTGGCGAACGCCCTGGCCGCGGCCGCGCTGGCCCGCTCGTTCGGGGTGCCGGCCACGGCGGTCCGTGACGGACTGCGCAGCGTCGCTGTCGGGGGTCATCGGATCCAGACAGTGGCCAACCGGGACGGGGTCCGGTGGGTCGACGACTCCAAGGCCACCAACCCGCACGCCGCTGATGCGGCCCTGCGCGCCTTCGACTCCGTGGTCTGGATCGCCGGCGGACAGGCGAAGGGCACCACCTTCGACGACCTGGTGGTCCGGCACGGCAGCAGGCTGCGGGGGGCGGTGCTGCTCGGTGTCGACCGTGGCGTGATCGCCGACGCCCTTGCCCGACACGCGCCGGAAGTCCCCGTGATCAGGATCGAATCAACGGACACTAGTGCCATGGCTCAAGCCGTCGCCGCGGCTGCGTCCCTGGCCAGGCCCGGTGACGCCGTCCTGCTGACGCCGGGGTGCGCCAGTTTGGACATGTATACCGACTATGCCGCCCGCGGTGAGGCCTTCGCCCGTGCGGTCGAGGACCTCGACGAGTCCGGGCCGCGGTCCGGATGA
- a CDS encoding cell division protein SepF codes for MAEKLKRAAAWLGLVTDDRYADYEDYDSDQESTQSVSREDLVGAESHRPASVTPLETRRPSNGSTVHSPPAPVTPQKADLSRIITVHPRTYNEARTIGEHFRDGVPVIMNLSEMEDVDAKRLVDFAAGLIFGLRGTIERVTSKVFLLSPQNVNVTAEDKERIAGGFFNQS; via the coding sequence ATGGCCGAAAAATTGAAGCGTGCGGCTGCATGGTTGGGCTTGGTCACCGACGATCGATACGCTGACTACGAGGACTACGACTCCGATCAGGAGTCCACCCAGAGCGTCAGCCGGGAGGACCTCGTCGGCGCCGAATCGCATCGGCCCGCCAGTGTGACGCCGCTCGAGACCAGGCGTCCCTCCAACGGCAGCACGGTCCACTCCCCGCCCGCTCCTGTGACCCCTCAGAAGGCTGACTTGTCCCGCATCATCACCGTGCATCCGCGTACCTACAACGAAGCGCGCACGATCGGTGAGCACTTCCGCGACGGTGTCCCGGTGATCATGAATCTGTCCGAGATGGAGGACGTGGACGCCAAGCGCCTGGTCGACTTCGCCGCTGGCCTGATCTTTGGCCTGCGTGGCACTATCGAACGTGTAACAAGCAAGGTGTTCCTGCTGTCGCCGCAAAATGTGAACGTCACAGCGGAGGACAAGGAACGGATTGCGGGCGGATTCTTCAACCAGAGCTGA
- a CDS encoding cell division protein FtsQ/DivIB gives MSQTTLRRPSTVADAGLIRRRRRLHSRRGLAVRLGIGLLLVALVAGLTWLVGFSPVLAVKQVRVTGVQLLTSQQVQTAAAVPVGVPMARQDLDAVAARVRALKPVESVIVSRSWPSTVRIAVTERTAVYAAGRQGSYVMVDRHGVPFQVVSDPGKRLVVDVDPMADQQLLADLGVVVSALPRSVAKKVDKITADSPDTIRLLLENGSVVVWGSAEQSGLKAQVAKALLKRRASVYDVSAPAYPTTR, from the coding sequence ATGAGCCAGACCACCCTGCGGCGGCCGAGTACGGTCGCCGACGCCGGCCTGATCCGGCGCCGCCGCCGCCTCCACTCCCGTCGCGGGCTGGCGGTCCGGCTCGGCATCGGGCTGCTGCTGGTTGCCCTGGTGGCCGGCCTCACCTGGCTGGTCGGGTTCTCTCCGGTCCTCGCGGTGAAGCAGGTCCGGGTGACTGGCGTGCAGCTGCTGACCAGCCAGCAGGTCCAGACCGCAGCTGCGGTCCCGGTCGGGGTGCCGATGGCCCGGCAGGACCTGGACGCGGTGGCCGCCCGGGTCCGGGCCCTGAAGCCGGTGGAGTCGGTAATCGTCTCCCGGTCCTGGCCGAGCACGGTCCGGATCGCCGTTACCGAGCGCACGGCGGTCTACGCCGCCGGACGGCAGGGCAGCTATGTGATGGTGGACCGGCACGGGGTGCCGTTCCAGGTCGTCAGCGACCCGGGCAAGCGGCTGGTGGTCGATGTCGACCCGATGGCAGACCAACAGCTGCTGGCTGACCTCGGCGTCGTCGTCAGCGCGCTGCCCAGGTCGGTCGCCAAGAAGGTGGACAAGATCACCGCCGACTCTCCCGACACCATCCGGCTGCTGCTGGAGAACGGCTCGGTGGTGGTGTGGGGGAGCGCTGAGCAATCCGGGCTGAAGGCCCAGGTCGCCAAGGCGCTGCTGAAGCGCAGGGCCTCTGTCTACGACGTCTCGGCACCTGCGTACCCCACCACCCGCTGA